acaaatggttcttcaaatggagcctcagatgcagtccatgactaagatATACCATGGACCCCTGGTCCAGCCTGCTAGCCCATGCTCTAATGTTAATGACATTGAAGGCACACCTCctgaggaaatctcaactgcataaCCCCTACTATGTCCCagttcagcaggaagcagttagagcgGTCATCGGCCAACCTCCtcaacagcacttgggttttcctgctGAGAGaggggactgagagacaggactagctggatttcctaggccaactaagaatccgTAAGTCTAGCTAGGAAGGtgaccacatccacctttaaacatggggcttgcaacttagtTCACACCGatcaatcaggtagtaaagagagctcactaaaacgctaattaggcaaaaacaggaggtaaagaaatagccaattatctatcgcctgagagcacaATGGGAGGGACTATGATCGGGacataaacccaggcattcgagccagcaatggctaccctctttgggtcccctccctttgtgtGGGAGCTCTGTTTctactctattaaatcttgcaacttcaaaaaaaaaaaaaatatatatatatatatatataaattggaaaaataattataaaatttataatggaGAAGCATGGAAATAAGTGGGACTGAGGAATAACATAAATGGACTACTAtcatattatttatcattttattaatattaatatgattatattatttCTTGGTTACttctttttgcttcctttctctaaaaaaaagcttaaaaagatGGCAAGATATTATCACTGTAGATTCTAGATTGTCAGTCTATACCtgtttgttaaatgttttctgtatgacaaagataatttatcataaaaagaaaagcaacatgactatgaaattatttcttatttttatttttatttgctaccaTGAGAAATGTGAACTCTGATACATTGTGAACGGTTCAAATCTGCAAAGTTATCATCCATAAGCTGTTTGAGTATGATTTAtgataattaattgaaagcattatcttaattttttcccaaatgaaCATTTTGTATTATGACTAGcttattctaaaacaaaaataaataataagcaatAGCCTTTATAAAATACCCATACAGATAACGTTAGAAGAGCAAACATGATATGAACAGGGAACtcttaaaaaatcaatgtgaaaatttgaaaccaaataaaaattaacacagtTTTCTGATAAAAATTATTGCCTCCAATAACCACACAGGTCATATGATAGTTACTGTTCATTGCTTATGTATAATTGACCAAATTTCAGTAGCTATGTTATCAGCTTTCCAATTCTTTGATGTTAATAACTTCCCTCATTGGCCTCAGGGACTTTGAAGCTTTGTccctttttcctattttataggtGCTCAGCACCTCATTTTATCACTTTCCCAATTCTTCTGACAGGCATAGGATAAGATGAAAGGACCAAAGTGGCATTCTGGACATCTGGTTAATATATCTCAAAGGGGTGCACTTTAGTGATAAATCTCCAGTGAGATACAGTTCAAGGCTATTTTTTTGACATGGGCCCTGCTGAGCCATCTTCCAGGAAACCTCTACATTTTACCATCCTTTAAACAAATATTAGACTCCTGCAAAGAGATCATTTTTCACTTGCATAGTTCAAAGAATGACTACTAAgtcttatctgaaaatatttgattCAGAAGATATAAGGATAAAAGTACAAATTGGACATCTTATCTTTTGGCAAAGGAAGCTCCTTAAAACTCAGCCGTGGTTACATCGAGAGTAAGAATTCCTGTGTCATCCCCAAGAAGTAGATTTTTATATAATTCAAAACCAGCTcgataaatataatatttaaacaaaCTTCTCCATGCCTGGTTAATAAGCATTGTTATGAAGAACAatgacaaataaaacaaaaacaactcaacTTTAGTGAGTTTAGTGAATGTCATTGCAAACAAATTTCACATTGCAGTTATGGATTTTATAACCTTAAGGCTTATTATAAATGTCACATTATTTCAATTAAGAATAAAAGTGAGTTTTAATAATAAACTGTCAACATTCAAATCTTCTCTCTtagctatcttgaaatatacaacgtattgttgttaactatagtcaccctgtgtGCTATCAAAAGCTAGAGCatattccttctatctagctgTATGTTTGTATGATGAACCAAACTTTCTtcatctcccctcccccttctcagcctctggtaactattcTACCCTCTGGTTAGCTTCTACCCCCTACTTCCATGTGTCTACATATTGTTGTATaaattttgtggaaaaaaatccttaacaaaataatCTGCTGGCTATATTTCTTCTCATATTATTtgaggaattgcattgaatttgggGTACTGAATATTGAGGACATGAATTAAGGATGAGCTACATTTCATGACTATAAACATCTGCATGCAAGCTGGCATACTACAACAATAGCGTGAGAGTCAGGGTCTGTAGAGATTCCTAGCCTAACTTTTTCCTGGACTGGCCAAACTGAACCTGAACCAGTGTATGAGCAATGTAGTATGCTTGTCAGAGGCATCAAACTGCCAACTCAAAAATAAACCTGATTAAAAGAATTTCTCTCAGTATACCCATATGAAGCTGACCATTTTCCCAGTAAGAATGTAATTAAAAGGGCTTTTAACGTATAGCCAATGGCAGTCCAGCAAGGAAGTTCATGAGCAACTTACAAGTAGTGAGCATTTTGATGTCATAGAGACTTACATGCAATTCAGGATTATGTTTACAacatcataaaacaaaaatttagagatagggtctcactctgttgcctaagctggagtgcagtgggatgatcataacttactacagccttgaactcttgggttcaactGAAcgtactcctacctcagcctgctgagtagctaggaccacaagcacacaccaccacaactggcttacattaaaatataaattgtagagatagggtcttactgtgttgctcaggctggtcttgaactccttacctcaggtgatcctcccacctcagcctctcaatgtgctgggattatagacatgagccactgcacatggccaacTGACCTATGATTTTTACACCATGGCTGCTCTTCCCTTCTTTAACCATTATTCATTCTTCTTTGATCCTCATTATTTGACTCTAGTCCTTCTTATGTCTTGTGTTCCTTCATCACCTCTTATTCTATCACATTGTCATTGTCATTCTCCTCTGGGGAAGCTCTTTCTTGCTGAAGACTGGGAAGACAAGTCCACTCACCTGATTTTCTGTAAGATTTGGCTCATCTATTGAGTTGTCAGATAATTCTAAAGTTTCATCAAAATTAGCTACCACATTTGCATAATGGCCCTGAACCCTCACTCCTACTCTTAGCTTCAGTTCCATCTATGCCCTCAACTGTCTATCATACTTATAATTCCTCTACTTAAcatctaacatttatttaatcttaCGAGGCGAGGTAATAAGAAATACATAGGTTTGCCTCCAGAAGTGGGTTCTTAAGAAATCCACCAGAGGAACTCCTCTTTCAGATGTCCACATTAGAAGATTTCATATCACATTTGGTGCCACAGGTCTTTGACAAGGAGGATGCAGAGGAAAAAGCAAACTTAACCTCTTCCTAGGGACAGTGTTGGCCTGCCAACAGGAAAGAGGCAACATCTGGGAAAATCCCCAGTCTTTGCCAGGAAGAGTCTCCTCCCCATGCCAACCTCACCCCATGACCCCTGTCCTAACTTCTCATTGTCACTCTTCACTCCAATGTCCCTCCCCCAGATACTCTTATAAGATCTCACTCTTTCCTGACCAGACAAACCATACCATATCCCACCAGAGAGGTAAGTGGGAGCTGAGAGAAGATGAGACCTGGGGAGGGGCTACTGCACATGATACAGGAGAATGCATGGGAGGGTCCCTTCCTCAGGCAGCATAGGAGCTCTGAGACTCAGCAAGGGTGTCCTGGGAGGACTCGGGGATGGGAGAGTACACAGATTCACAACTCATTCAGAACTGTAGAAGATGATGGATGTGACTAAGATCACTTTAGTCCTAGGGGACTAGACAAGGAAAAAGACATGAGGCGGTAAGGTATCTTTGTGTTCTCCCACTGACCATGCTTTCTTTAGTGATTCCTGATTGCCTCCTCAAGTCAGACTCCTATGCTGCCTCCCATGGCCCTGCCCAGCGTATCTTGGATGCTGCTTTCCTACCTTATGCTCCTGTCTCAGGTTCAAGGTGAGATTGCTCTGCCTCTAGCACTGGGTTCCCTATGAATCCTCAGAgccaagaagaggaggaaggctCCTGTGTGTCACATGGGTAATGACGTAGTGTCTAATGAACCTGCCTGCAGTTCCTGCATCATCACTCCTTCCTTCAGGTTAACTTGCAGTGGGAGGCTCCACGGTGGTCCACTAACAGTGGAATGAGATGGCTTCCATTTAGTCAGTGGACTCCAATATAGACTGGTGAGAAAGTGTGGAGGGTCAGTAATGAGATGTGGGGAGGGACAATGACTGGAGGACCCAGTGTAGAGACAGCCCAGAGTGAGGAGAGTATTGAATGGTTGAATAAGGGGAAAGGGTAATAAGAGACTAGATGGTGccccatttattattttgagataaagaaCTTCTGAAAACACAAGGGAAGGTGAAGGGGTATCAGGAATATGGTCTTCCTCCCCAAGGACAGGTCTAGATATTCCCCAAGGTCATCTTCCACCTCAACCCCCACTCTTCATTTtaccctctccctcttcttccgCCTCAGGTGAGGAACTCCAGAAGGAACTGCCCTCTGCGCGGATCCGCTGTCCCAAAGGCTCCAAGGCCTATGGCTCCCACTGCTATGCCTTGTTTTTGTCACCAAAATCCTGGATGGATGCAGATGTGAGTGGTTAGATGTGGGGTAGCAGGTGACAGGGGAAAATCCATGCAGGTCTCAGGGGGAGGAGGGTCTCCATTCAGAAGAGTTCATTGGGAATGAGGATGAACACGCTTATCTTTCACATAGTCCTCCTCCCACTTCCCTTTGTCCTGCTCTCCCCCAAAGGGTCTCAGGCTCCCTCTCATTCTCTTTGTCTCCCTCAAAGCTGGCCTGCCAGAAACGGCCCTCTGGAAACCTGGTGTCTGTGCTCAGTAGGGCTGAGGGATCCTTCGTGTCCTCCCTGGTGAGGAGCATTAGTAACAGCTACTCATACATCTGGATTGGGCTCCATGACCCCACACAGGTGCGTGTATATCCTTCCCTCTCAAGgtgctattgttgcccaggcccACTCCCTGTCCCCTGTGCTGCCCAGGAATACTTCAGGGAGCACTGGAGCTCAGATTCTGGGGAATATTTGGGGGAAAGTGAAGGCCATGAAGCATCTGAAGATCGGAGTTCTGTGGAGGTCTCCATCTTTCAGATAAAATCAATCTGCCTTCCTCAGGCTTATTACATAATTCTCATATGAGGCTGCGTTAATAACTCTCTGAGCTTCATGGAGTCTTTGCTTACTGTTCTGAAAGAATCCTTAATGAAGATAGGATCAATTTTTGCCCCAATACAGAACTGACATTACCCTTGAGCTTCACAAGCTAACCACAAATGCTACACCAGTTATTGTTCTGCAAGTAACACATTACCTTGTGTGGTTCCAAGGATCTTGTGTTTATTGGCTGGGATTTTCCAATAGCAATGAGTCGTCAAGGAAGAGGTTCCTAGTGAAGGGCTCACCGGCAGCATCTGGAGTAGCAGACCAAATTCCCTCATGCTGGGGAGCAAATCAGGTGTTTCAGTTAAGGGGCCATGCAAGAAGGGCTGCAATGGCCATTCCCATCACCTGGTTACTCCTCTACTCTACAGGGCACCGAGCCCAATGGAGATGGATGGGAGTGGAGTAGCAGTGATGTGATTAATTACTTTGCATGGGAGAGAAATCCCTCCACTATCTCAAACCCCGGCCACTGTGCAGGCCTGTCGAGAAGCACAGGTAAGAAACAGAGGAGCTGCCTCTTCCCAGTGTTTTCCATCTCATCCCCCATTCCTGGGTCTGACCTTCAGGAAATCTTCCTGAGCTAGAAAATACAATGTCAGTGTGTCTTCTGTcatctcctctcttctctgctttctttgAATCTCTCTCTTGGATTGGGACACTGGTGAAGGTGAGAGAGAAGCTTTAACTTCTAGGCTAAAACCTGGGATGCCTCTTCATTGGATTCACAAACTTCCTCAGCCCCATTCCATTTATGTCTTCTGTCTCTCCAGCATTTCTGAGGTGGAAAGATTATAACTGTGATGTGAGGTTACCCTATGTCTGCAAGTTCACTGACTAGGGCAGGAGGGAAGTCAGCAGCCTGTGTTTGGTGTGCAACTCATCATGGGCATGAGACCAGTGTGAAGACTCACCCTGGAAGAGAATATTCGCTTAATTCCCTCACACCTGACCACCTCACTCTtatcttccttctgtttcttcctcccCACTCTCATTTCAGTCTCTTCATTTTGTCATATGGCCTAAGGCTTTAAAGAGCAATAGTAAAATTTTTAGTCTGCACTTGTTTGTCTTGTATGTGCCAGTGTCATAGCCATACCCTGAGAAGGACAAAGTGGTTGAGGGGAGTAAACTTTGTAGGTCCTCCTTCTTCCCTATTCACCCAGGTCTCTAGGGAAAATGAGGAAATGTGCATCCCTACTAGTGTGTTGTGATGAGGGCGTGGCTCCTGCTCATGTAGGATTTGTGTTGTGAAGAGATGAGGACATTTCTCTCCCACGTACTTCCAGCCCTCCCATTCCCATAGCCCAAACCTGACAATGTGACATGAACAGATTTAGGAGGCTCTGATGGTGCTTAGAATAGTACTTCTCAGAGAATGGCATCAGCAGGATGGTAGATATGACTTTCCAACTCTTGATCAaaccttcacagaaacattcaTTTGAACTACTatccatgaaaatggaaataccttCACAAGAGCCAATAAGCCCAAGGGAGTGATTAAAGCATCTGCATGTTgcaaaacataagaaaagatgCATTAAAGAGGGTAGaaagaacacttttacattaTTTACATCACCTCTCCCTCAATCTCAGTAACCAGAGCATGGAGAGACGTTCCCTCAACTTGGGGAAAGAGAGTGAAGTAAGCACTTGAATTTTCCATGGACCCTAACACTAGGTTTGCCCCAGTAAGACCCAGTGGCCTCTGACTCCAGGCAGGTACCCTTGGACTTAGACTCCAGGTTGCCTTGATGCCAGGCCAGCCTCTGTGGCCCCAGGTTCCAGGTCAGCCCCTATGACTGCAGCGGTCTTGCCCAGAAGACACGGGCTCCAGACACACACAGCATCATGCTTTTCCCCATAGCTCCAGATCACAGGTCAGCACCCATTGTCAAAGACTCTATGCCCACCTCAAGGACAAGCTAGTACTTGCAGCTATAGACTCCAGGGTGGCCCCTGAAATCCTAGACATCAGACCTACCCATGTGAACCTGCCCTTCAGACCCACCACAGCTCCAGGATAGCTCCCACAGCTACAACTCCAGGCCAGTACTTGCAGACCCCAGCTCCAAACTGGCACTCACAGTCGCAGGATACAGTTCTGTCAAACCCCAAACCCTCCCCAAGCCTTTAGGTCCATCTGAGCACAAAACCCTGATGCTAGGCCAGCCTCTGTGGCCTCTGTCACTAGGCCAGCCCCAACAGACACAAGCTCTAGATCATCCCAGTTCCAGGCCAGCCTCTGTGGACTCAATACTAGTCTGGTCTCATACTCCAGCACACCCAGAATCAAGCCTCATTATAGTAGACCTTAGCACCGGGCCAGCCCCCACTGACTCAGGCTCCAGCCTTAGCTCCATGAATCCAGTCTCCAGATCTACCCTAGAGGTAAGTTGACATTCATGGTCCCAGGATATAGGCCAGCCCCCACTAACCCTGGCTCCATGCCAgcccctgtagttccaggtaccaGCCCAGCATGCACAGACTCAAACTCTAGACCTGTCCTAGAGACTCAGGTACCACATCTATCCTAGTGCCTGGCTAACCCATGAAGACATGGGTTCAAGGCCTTCTTTAGAACCAGAATCTGCCCAGAACCTGCCCAGAATCTCTGGATGACTGACTGGTGAAGGACTTTATCTGCTAAAGCCAGTCAGTAAAGACTGGAATAAGTGACTACTTGTTCAAAAAGTCAAACACCAAAAACACGTGACCACAGTATCATAAACAATCAAGGATATATGATATCaccaacagaacaaaataaaggaTTCATAACTGACCTTAAGGAGAGAGAATTTTACAAACTGCTcaacaaataatttaaagtaattgTCTAAAAGAAACTCAGTGAGCTACAAGAGAATACAGATAGACaactaaatgaaatcagaaaaacaatatattaacaaaattaggtcaagaaagagatttttttttttaagttaaaaaaaaaaaaaacatagtgacTGAACTG
This DNA window, taken from Macaca thibetana thibetana isolate TM-01 chromosome 13, ASM2454274v1, whole genome shotgun sequence, encodes the following:
- the LOC126933370 gene encoding regenerating islet-derived protein 3-alpha isoform X2; amino-acid sequence: MLPPMALPSVSWMLLSYLMLLSQVQGEELQKELPSARIRCPKGSKAYGSHCYALFLSPKSWMDADGTEPNGDGWEWSSSDVINYFAWERNPSTISNPGHCAGLSRSTAFLRWKDYNCDVRLPYVCKFTD
- the LOC126933370 gene encoding regenerating islet-derived protein 3-alpha isoform X1 — protein: MLPPMALPSVSWMLLSYLMLLSQVQGEELQKELPSARIRCPKGSKAYGSHCYALFLSPKSWMDADLACQKRPSGNLVSVLSRAEGSFVSSLVRSISNSYSYIWIGLHDPTQGTEPNGDGWEWSSSDVINYFAWERNPSTISNPGHCAGLSRSTAFLRWKDYNCDVRLPYVCKFTD